One window of the Niallia circulans genome contains the following:
- a CDS encoding zinc ribbon domain-containing protein YjdM, which produces MSTLPNCPKCESEYTYEDGTFLVCPECAHEWTFNSNIEANDDSKVIKDANGNVLNDGDTVTVIKDLKVKGSSSVLKQGTKVKSIRLVDGDHDIDCKIAGFGAMKLKSEFVKKI; this is translated from the coding sequence ATGAGCACCTTGCCTAATTGCCCAAAATGCGAATCTGAATATACATATGAAGATGGAACTTTTTTAGTTTGTCCGGAATGTGCACATGAGTGGACATTCAATAGTAATATAGAGGCAAATGATGATAGCAAAGTTATCAAAGATGCAAATGGAAATGTTTTGAATGATGGAGATACCGTTACGGTTATCAAGGATCTTAAAGTAAAAGGGAGTTCATCAGTTTTAAAACAAGGAACAAAGGTAAAAAGTATTCGCTTAGTAGACGGCGATCATGATATTGATTGTAAAATTGCAGGGTTTGGAGCAATGAAATTAAAATCGGAATTTGTGAAGAAAATATAG
- a CDS encoding LURP-one-related/scramblase family protein has product MKQLYMKQKIFSLNEKFTVKDQEEKDVYYVEGSFFKIPKTFSIKDTNNNEIALITKKVFSLLPKFYIEINGENVLTINKELSFFKARYTIDAAGIEVSGNWWDMDFRVFQNEEEVGRVSKEWFTWGDSYKVQILKEETEAILIALVVAIDCVKADQAAASSASVD; this is encoded by the coding sequence ATGAAACAACTCTATATGAAGCAAAAGATTTTTAGCCTTAATGAAAAATTTACAGTCAAGGATCAAGAGGAAAAAGATGTTTATTATGTGGAAGGAAGTTTTTTTAAAATCCCTAAAACCTTCTCCATAAAGGATACAAATAATAATGAAATTGCCCTAATTACCAAAAAGGTCTTTAGCCTTTTACCGAAATTTTATATCGAAATCAATGGGGAAAATGTTTTAACGATTAACAAAGAGCTTTCTTTCTTTAAAGCACGTTACACCATTGATGCTGCTGGCATTGAAGTAAGTGGGAATTGGTGGGATATGGATTTCCGTGTTTTTCAGAATGAGGAAGAAGTCGGCAGGGTGAGCAAAGAGTGGTTTACCTGGGGCGATAGCTATAAAGTGCAGATACTGAAGGAAGAAACGGAAGCAATACTCATTGCATTGGTTGTTGCAATTGATTGTGTAAAGGCGGACCAAGCAGCTGCATCTTCTGCCTCTGTAGATTAA